In Scomber japonicus isolate fScoJap1 chromosome 19, fScoJap1.pri, whole genome shotgun sequence, a single genomic region encodes these proteins:
- the gsna gene encoding gelsolin a yields the protein MAAHHPEFEKAGQKPGLQVWRVESFDLVPVPENLYGGFYSGDAYLVLNTIKQRSGNLQYDLHFWLGDHCTQDESGSAAIFTVQMDDFLGGKPIQYREVQGHESKTFMGYFKSGIKYMKGGVASGFKHVVTNEVVMQRLLQVKGRRVVRATEVAVSWDSFNMGDCFILDMGDEIFQWCGSQSNRFEKLKATQVAKGIRDNERSGRARVYVCDEGMEREKMIEVLGPKPDLPVGASDDIKADATNRKRAKLYKVSNASGGMTIALVAAENPFAQSALESGDCFILDHGSDGRIFVWKGKDANMDERKEAMKAADEFIKKMGYPKHTQVQILPEMGETPLFKQFFKNWRDKDQTEGLGIAYIANSIAKIEKVPFDAATLHESAAMAAQHGMVDEGNGEKQIWRIEASDKMPVDPSTYGQFYGGDSYIILYNYSHGGRQGHIIYMWQGMDSSQDEIGASAILGAQLDDELGGGPVQVRVMQGKEPAHLMSLFGGKPMVVYKGGTSREGGQSAPAETRLFQVRSNSAGHTRAVELDAAASNLNSNDAFILVTPGDSFMWVGVGASDTEKQGAQQLCEILGVSTSELSEGGETDQFWEALGGKTEYRTSTRLKDKMDSHPPRLFACSNKTGNFIIEEVPGELTQDDLATDDVMILDTWEQVFVWIGNEAQEEEKTEAMASAVRYIETDPANRDRRTPIVKIKQGFEPPTFTGWFLGWDHDYWTSDPLERAMAELDL from the exons ATGGCAGCGCACCACCCAGAGTTTGAGAAGGCCGGACAGAAGCCAGGCCTCCAGGTGTGGAGGGTGGAGAGCTTTGACCTGGTCCCCGTTCCCGAGAACCTGTATGGGGGATTTTACAGCGGAGACGCCTATCTCGTCCTCAACACCATCAAACAACGCTCAGGGAACCTGCAGTATGATCTCCATTTCTGGTTGG GTGATCACTGCACCCAGGATGAGAGCGGCTCAGCGGCCATCTTTACAGTCCAAATGGACGACTTCCTCGGCGGGAAACCTATCCAGTATCGCGAGGTCCAGGGACACGAGTCCAAAACCTTTATGGGCTACTTCAAGTCTGGCATCAAATACATG AAAGGAGGTGTGGCATCTGGGTTCAAGCACGTCGTCACCAACGAGGTGGTGATGCAGCGGCTGTTGCAGGTCAAAGGTCGTCGTGTCGTCCGGGCAACAGAGGTGGCGGTCAGCTGGGACAGCTTCAACATGGGAGACTGCTTTATCCTGGATATGGGTGAT GAGATCTTCCAGTGGTGTGGCTCCCAGAGCAACCGCTTTGAGAAGCTGAAGGCCACGCAGGTCGCCAAGGGTATCCGTGACAACGAGCGCAGCGGAAGGGCCCGAGTTTACGTCTGTGACgaggggatggagagagagaagatgataGAA GTTTTAGGCCCTAAACCAGATCTGCCTGTCGGAGCTTCTGATGACATCAAGGCTGATGCTACCAACAGGAAGAGGGCCAAGCTCTACAAG GTCTCCAATGCCAGCGGAGGAATGACCATCGCACTGGTGGCAGCAGAGAACCCATTCGCCCAGAGCGCCCTGGAGTCCGGTGACTGCTTCATTCTGGACCACGGCTCTGACGGCAGGATCTTCGTCTGGAAAG GCAAAGACGCCAACATGGACGAGAGAAAGGAGGCGATGAAGGCTGCGGATGAGTTCATCAAGAAGATGGGTTACCCCAAACACACGCAGGTCCAGATCCTACCAGAGATGGGCGAGACGCCGCTCTTCAAGCAGTTCTTCAAAAACTGGCGGGACAAAGATCAGACAGAGGGCCTGGGCATCGCCTACATCGCCAACAGCATCGCCAAGATCGAGAAGGTGCCTTTCGACGCCGCCACCCTGCACGAGTCTGCTGCCATGGCCGCCCAGCACGGCATGGTGGATGAGGGCAACGGAGAGAAACAG ATCTGGCGCATTGAGGCTTCTGACAAGATGCCAGTGGATCCGTCCACATACGGACAGTTCTACGGAGGAGACAGCTACATCATCCTGTACAACTACTCTCATGGAGGACGCCAGGGACACATTATCTACATGTG GCAGGGAATGGACTCCAGTCAGGATGAAATCGGGGCGTCCGCCATCCTCGGCGCCCAGCTGGATGACGAGCTCGGCGGTGGTCCTGTGCAG GTGAGGGTGATGCAGGGTAAGGAGCCGGCCCATCTCATGAGTCTGTTTGGAGGAAAGCCCATGGTGGTGTACAAGGGAGGAACGTCCAGAGAGGGAGGTCAGTCCGCTCCTGCTGAGACTCGACTCTTCCAGGTGCGCTCCAACTCTGCTGGACACACCAGAGCTGTAGAG CTGGACGCAGCGGCATCCAACCTGAACTCCAATGACGCGTTTATCCTGGTGACCCCCGGAGACTCCTTCATGTGGGTGGGAGTGGGTGCCAGTGACACAGAGAAGCAGGGAGCTCAGCAGCTGTGTGAAATCCTGGGAGTGTCGACCTCTGAGCTCTCtgagggaggagagacag ATCAGTTCTGGGAGGCTCTGGGAGGTAAGACAGAATACCGCACTTCTACCAGACTCAAGGACAAGATGGACAGTCATCCACCCAGACTCTTCGCCTGCTCCAATAAGACTGGAAACTTCATC ATCGAAGAGGTACCTGGGGAGCTGACCCAAGATGACCTCgccactgatgatgtcatgatccTCGACACCTGGGAGCAG GTGTTTGTCTGGATCGGTAACGAGgcccaggaggaggagaagactgAAGCGATGGCGTCTG ccgTCCGTTACATCGAGACAGATCCTGCTAATAGGGACCGCAGAACCCCCATTGTGAAGATCAAGCAGGGCTTCGAGCCACCCACCTTCACCGGCTGGTTCCTGGGCTGGGACCACGACTACTGGACCAGCGACCCCCTGGAGCGTGCTATGGCTGAACTGGACCTGTGA